A single region of the Chionomys nivalis chromosome 5, mChiNiv1.1, whole genome shotgun sequence genome encodes:
- the Sncg gene encoding gamma-synuclein → MDVFKKGFSIAKEGVVGAVEKTKQGVTEAAEKTKEGVMYVGTKTKENVVQSVTSVAEKTKEQASAVSEAVVTSVNTVASKTVEEAENIVVTAGVVRKEDLEQPASAQDQEAKEQEEDEEAKSGGD, encoded by the exons ATGGACGTCTTCAAGAAAGGGTTCTCCATTGCCAAGGAAGGTGTGGTGGGGGCTGTGGAGAAGACCAAGCAGGGAGTGACAGAAGCGGCTGAGAAGACCAAGGAAGGAGTCATGTATGTGG gcaccaaaaccaagGAGAATGTGGTACAAAGTGTCACCTCAG TGGCTGAGAAGACAAAGGAGCAGGCCAGTGCCGTCAGTGAAGCTGTGGTCACCAGCGTCAACACGGTGGCCAGCAAGAccgtggaggaggcagaaaacatTGTAGTCACCGCTGGGGTGGTACGCAAG GAGGACTTGGAACAACCCGCATCTGCCCAGGACCAGGAGGCCAAAGAAcaagaggaggatgaagag GCCAAGAGTGGAGGAGACTAG
- the LOC130875176 gene encoding 60S ribosomal protein L31: MAPAKKGGEKKKGRSAINEVVTREYTINIHKRIHGVGFKKRAPRALKEIRKFAMKEMGTPDVRIDTRLNKAVWAKGIRNVPYRIRVRLSRKRNEDEDSPNKLYTLVTYVPVTTFKNLQTVNVDEN; the protein is encoded by the coding sequence ATGGCTCCCGCAAAGAAGGGTGGCGAGAAGAAGAAGGGCCGTTCTGCCATCAACGAGGTGGTGACCCGAGAATACACCATCAACATTCACAAGCGCATCCATGGCGTGGGCTTCAAGAAGCGTGCTCCTAGGGCACTCAAAGAAATCCGGAAATTTGCCATGAAGGAGATGGGGACTCCAGATGTGCGGATTGATACCAGGCTCAATAAAGCCGTCTGGGCCAAAGGAATAAGGAATGTTCCATATCGTATCCGGGTACGTTTGTCCAGAAAACGTAATGAGGATGAGGACTCACCAAACAAACTCTACACATTGGTAACTTACGTGCCTGTTACCACATTCAAAAATCTACAGACAGTCAATGTGGATGAGAACTAA